A window of Chitinophagales bacterium contains these coding sequences:
- a CDS encoding M28 family peptidase produces MLLKNIASLVLSAALFTLSSCNWFTKPTKTETPPTTEQKTSTQPDITFPKFESDSAFSYIETQVRFGPRVPNTKTHEACAAWLTDFVKKYADSYYVQKFDATAYDGTILKSTNIIASVNPSAARRVLLTAHWDTRPFADQDHSRQNEPILGANDGASGVAVLLEILRTIRTQELENIGVDFLFLDSEDYGQPANSTNYVPDSYCLGAQHWSRSPHQTDYKADFGILLDMVGAPGAVFTREGTSTAYAGWVLDRVWNNAKILGHGNYFSNQTTDPIVDDHKYINERAKIPTIDIIHHDSNTPSGFGWYWHTHQDDIKAIDKNTLKAVGETVLYTVYEYNASMKPL; encoded by the coding sequence GTGCTATTAAAAAACATTGCTAGCCTTGTACTATCGGCTGCACTTTTTACACTCTCTTCTTGTAACTGGTTTACTAAACCAACCAAAACCGAAACACCACCCACCACCGAGCAAAAAACCTCAACCCAACCCGATATTACATTTCCAAAATTTGAAAGCGATTCGGCTTTTAGTTATATTGAAACCCAAGTGCGGTTTGGTCCACGAGTACCCAATACCAAAACCCACGAAGCCTGCGCTGCATGGCTTACAGACTTTGTGAAAAAGTATGCCGACAGCTACTATGTACAAAAATTTGATGCTACCGCTTATGATGGCACCATCTTAAAATCCACAAACATTATTGCATCGGTAAATCCTTCGGCTGCCAGGAGAGTGCTATTAACTGCACACTGGGATACCCGTCCATTTGCCGACCAAGACCATAGCCGCCAAAACGAACCAATTTTAGGAGCCAACGATGGCGCAAGCGGAGTGGCAGTATTACTGGAAATACTCAGAACTATCCGCACACAAGAGTTAGAAAACATAGGAGTAGATTTTTTGTTTTTAGATAGCGAGGATTATGGCCAACCTGCCAACAGTACTAATTATGTACCCGACTCCTACTGCTTGGGTGCACAGCATTGGAGCCGCAGCCCACACCAAACAGACTATAAGGCAGATTTCGGTATTTTATTGGATATGGTAGGTGCGCCCGGAGCCGTGTTTACCCGCGAGGGAACTTCAACAGCCTATGCGGGATGGGTTTTAGACCGTGTATGGAACAATGCAAAAATCTTAGGGCATGGCAACTATTTTTCTAACCAAACCACCGACCCAATTGTTGATGACCATAAATACATCAATGAGCGTGCCAAAATTCCAACCATAGATATTATTCACCACGATAGCAACACACCCAGCGGCTTTGGTTGGTATTGGCATACACACCAAGACGACATTAAAGCTATAGATAAAAATACCTTAAAAGCAGTTGGAGAAACTGTGCTATACACCGTGTATGAATACAATGCAAGTATGAAGCCACTGTGA